The Xanthomonas indica sequence AGGCCGAAGGCGATGGTCACCAGGTCGAAGCTCTGGTCCGGGAACGGCAGCGCCTCGGCATTGCACTGCACGTAGTCCAGGCCCGCGACCAGGCCGCGGTTGGTGAGGCGGTCGCGGCCCACCGAGAGCATGCCGGCGTTGATGTCGCCCAGCACGATCTCGCCGTCGGCGCCGACCCGGTCCTTCAGCAGCGCGGCGATGTCGCCGGTGCCGCCGGCCAGGTCGAGCACGCGGTCGCCCGGCTTGACCTGCGCGGTGGCGACGAAATAGCGCTTCCAGACCCGATGGATGCCCATGCTCATCAGGTCGTTCATCAGGTCGTAGTTGCCGGCGACCGAGGTGAAGACCTCGCCGACCAGCTTCTGCTTGTCCTTGGCGGCGACGTCGCGGAAGCCGAAATGGGTGGTACCGGTCTTGTAGGGAGATTCGCTCATGCCGGGATTATCGCACTGCCGGCCGCTGCGTGCCGGTGAAGCGCCGCACGGGATGACAGCCGCCGGCCGCCTGGGCCAGACTGCCGGCAGACTCCCGTTCCCCCAGGCCATTCCATGCTGACCACGCCCGACTACCGCGCCCTGCTCGACACCGCCATCGCCGAAGCCCGCCAGGGCCTGGCCGAGGGCGGCATCCCGATCGGCGCCGCCCTGTACCACCGCGACGGCCGCCTGCTCGGCTGCGGCCACAACCGCCGCGTGCAGGAGGGCGACCCGTCCGTACACGGCGAGACCGACGCCTTCCGCAAGGCCGGACGCCAGCGCCGCTACAAGGACACCATCATGGTCACCACCCTGGCGCCGTGCTGGTACTGCAGCGGCTTGGTGCGGCAGTTCAACATCGGCACGGTGGTGGTCGGCGAATCGGTGACCTTCCAAGGCGGCATCGACTGGCTGCGCGAGAGCGGCGTGGAGGTCATCGACCTGCACAGCCAGGAGTGCATCGACCTGCTCGGCGGCTTCATCGCCGCCCACCCGGACGTGTGGAACGAGGATATCGGCGAGGACTGAGCGGCGTGCCGCGGGCGTCGGCGCGGCGAGCAGCAGGCACACCGCCGCGCCCACAGGCGAACCGCGGCCGCGCTTCGACGTTGCCCGGTGGGCGCGCGGCCCGCACCGCCCCGTACTTGCCGGCACCGCGTCGGCAAGCCTGCACGGCGCTGGCCTGAGCGCCCACCTGCCACCCGCGGCGCCGGGAGGGCGCGCGCACCGAGTGTTATATTGTTTCAATATCGACACCGATCGCACTGCATGCCGTCCGCCGCCCTCGCCTCGCCTGCCTCCCTCGCCGTCCCCGCAACGCCCGCCGCGCGGCTGGCCTCGATCGATCTGCTGCGCGGCACGGTGATGCTGCTGATGCTGCTGGACCACGTGCGCGAGACCTTCTACCTGCATCACCCGGTCGGCGATCCGATGGAGGTGGAGGGCACGGCGCCGGCGCTGTTCGTCGCGCGCACCCTGGCGCACCTGTGCGCGCCGGTCTTCGTGTTCCTCACCGGCCTGTCGGCCTGGCTGTACGCGGCGCGGCAGGCCGACGGCCGCGCGGCGGCCGCCAGCTTCCTGCTCAAGCGCGGCCTGTTCCTGATCGTGCTGGAGCTGACCCTGGTCAACCTGGCCTGGAGCGGCGCCTTTCCGCCGCAGGCGCTGTACCTGCAGGTGATCTGGGCGATCGGCCTGAGCATGCTCGCGCTGGCCGCGCTGCTGTGGCTGCCGCGACCGGCGCTGGCGCTGCTGGGCGCGGCGCTGGTCGCCGGTCACCACCTGCTGGACGAGGTGCAGATCCAGGGCGACGGCCCGCTGGCCGCCGTCTGGGCCGTGCTGCACGACCGGCGCTGGCTGGAGCTGGGCGACCTGCGCCTGCGTACCTCGTATCCGGTGCTGCCGTGGATCGGGGTGATCGCGCTCGGCTACGCCGCCGGCCCCTGGTACGGCGCCGCCACCGACCCGGCGCAACGCCAGCAGCGCCTGCTGGCCTGCGGACTCGGCGCACTGGCCGGGTTCCACCTGCTGCGCTGGCACAACGGCTACGGCGATGCGCCCTGGCAGGTGCAGGACGACCTCGCGCATACCGCGATGAGCTTCTTCAACGTCACCAAGTACCCCCCGTCGCTGCAGTTCCTGCTGCTGACCCTGGGCGTGGGCCTGCTGTTGCTGCGCCTGTACGAACACCCCACCGTGGCCCGCGCCCTGGCGCCGCTGGCGGCGATCGGCGCAGCGCCGATGTTCTTCTACCTGCTGCACCTGTACGTGCTGAAGCTCGCCTACCTGGCCGCGGTGGCGCTGTGGGGCACCAACCAGGGCGATCTGTTCGGCGTGGACAGCGTGGCCGCGCTGTGGGCGATCGCCGCCTTGCTGGGCCTGGCCCTGTACTGGCCCACCGCCGCGTTCGCGCGGCTGAAGGCGCGCCGCCGCGACCTGGCCTGGCTGCGCTACTTCTAGCGACGGGCCGGGATGGTTCATCTGCGTGCAATGCCGGCGTGCTCGACTGCGGCTTCCTTCGTCCGCGCCTGGAGACCTGCGATGTCCACCCGCCTGCCGCCGCTGCTGCTGATCGGTCTGACCCTTGCCGCATGCGCCGGATGCGCGACGGCGGCGAGCAAGCGCGACGCCTGGGTGGTGCAGCAGATCCACGACTACAACCATCCCTACGCCGCACAGCAGACCGAGCTGGACACCAAGATGGCGACCATGGCCACCAGCGCCTACGCCTTCTACCGCGGCACCGACCACATCTTCTACCAGGACATGAAGACCCTGCCGGGCTCGCTGTGGACCTCGCCGCAGACCGGCTACACCTGGCTCGGCGGCGACACCCACCTCGGCAACTTCGATGCGGCGCGCGACAGCAGCGGCAAGGCGGTGTTCAAGGTCGCCGACTTCGACGAGGGTCACCTCGGCCAGTACGTGTGGGACCTGCGCCGGCTGGCCGCGAGCATGGTCCTGGCCGGCCGCGACAACGGTCTGTCCGACAGCGACATCGGCGACGCCATCGACACCATGGTCGGCGCCTACCTGGACAAGATCGCCGATTTCCGCGGCAGCGACGCCGAAGCGAGCTTCCAGCTGAGCAAGCGCAACACCAGCGGTGCGGTGGCCAAGATCATCGACAGCGCCGACGGCAAGAGTCGCAGCAGCCTGCTGTCCAAGTACACCGTGGTCAACAGCGGCAAGCGTCAGTTCCAGGACCTGGACAACCTGGTCGCGGTGGACGCCAACACCGCCTCGGCGGTGGCCGCGGCGATGAACGGCTACCTCGGCTCGATCGCCGCGTCCAAGCGCCATCCGTCCAGCTACTACACCATCAAGGACGTGCACCAGAAGCTGGGCTCGGGCACCGGCAGCCTCGGCCGCCTGCGCCTGTATGTGCTGATCGAAGGCCCGAGCGCATCGACCAGCGACGACGTGATCCTGGAATGGAAGCAGGAAGCGGCCAGCGTGGTGGCGGTAGCGGCGCCGTCGCAGATGCCGGCCTCCAGCTACGACAACAACGAGGGCGCGCGGGTCGCGCGCACCGCCAAGGCGCAGACCATCGACGCCGACGTGCTGGTCGGCTACGCCAGCGTCAACGGCACCCCGTTCTACGTGCACGAGAAGTCGCCGTTCCAGCAGGACCTGGACCCGACCGCGCTGGACAGCGCCGGCAAGCTCGCCACCGCCGCGACCTACCTGGGCCAGGCCCTGGCCTCGGCGCACGCACTGGCCGACCAGGACTACGACCCGAACGTGGTGCCCTACAGCATCGACAAGCAGATCGATCAGGCGGTCACCAGCAAGAGCGGCCTGACATCGGAACTGCGCCAGTTCGCGTTCGACTACGCGGCGCAGGTGCAACTGGACTGGCAGTCGTTCGTGGCCGCGTACAAGGCGGGTACGCCGCTGTATTGAGTTCGCGCCGGGTGCGTGCGGGCGACGCACGCGCTGTGCGGTTTTTGCGGCGGAGCCGCCTGTTGTAGGAGCGGCTTCAGCCGCGACGGGGCGTTACCGGGAAGGCCCAGTCGCGGCTGAAGCCGCTCCTACGACGCGCTTGACGTCGGCATGGCTATCGGGATCGGTGCACAGCGGCAGGCGCGGGCAACGCACCTGCCGCTGTGGATCGCGCCGGACCTTACAGGATGTACCGGCTCAGGTCCGGATCCTGCACCAGTTCGCCCAGGTGCGCATCGACGTAGGCCGCGTCGACGGTCACGCTCTGCCCGTCGCGGTCCGGGGCTTCGTAGCTCAGCGTGTCGAGCAGGCGCTCGAGCACGGTGTGCAGGCGCCGCGCACCGATGTTCTCCTGGCGCTCGTTGACCAGGAACGCGATCTCCGCCAGGCGCGCGATGGCGTCGTCGGTGAAGCGCAGGCTTACGCCCTCGGTCAGCAACAGTGCTTCGTACTGCTTGGTCAGCGCCGCCTTCGGCTCGGTGAGGATGCGGATGAAGTCGTCCTTCGACAGCGCCGACAGTTCCACCCGGATCGGGAAGCGGCCCTGCAGTTCCGGGATCAGGTCGCTGGGCTTGGCCAGGTGGAACGCGCCGGAGGCGATGAACAGGATGTGGTCGGTCTTGACCGTGCCGTACTTGGTGCTGACGTTGGAGCCTTCCACCAGCGGCAGCAGATCGCGCTGCACGCCCTCGCGGGAGACGTCGCCGCCGGTGGCGCCAGCCTCGCTGCGCTTGGCCACCTTGTCGATCTCGTCGATGAACACGATGCCGTGCTGCTCGCAGGCCTCGATCGCCGCGGCGCGCACGTCGTCCTCGTTGACCAGCTTGCCAGCCTCTTCCTCGATCAGCAGCGGCCGCGCCGCCTTGATGGTCAGCTTGCGCGACTGCGACTTGCCGCCGCCCAGGTTGGAGAACATCTGCCGCAGCTGCTGGCCCATTTCCTCCATGCCCGGCGGGGTCATGATGTCCATGCTGACGTTGACCGCCACGTCCAGCTCGATCTCGCGCTCGTCCAGCTCGCCGGCGCGCAGCATGCGCCGGAACTTGCTGCGGGTGTCGCTTTCCTGCGCCGACGGCTCGTTGCGCGCGGCCTCCGGATCGAAGCCGATGCCGGCGCTGCGCCGCGGCAGCAGCGCATCGAGGATGCGGTCCTCGGCACGCTCCTCGGCCTGGGTGCGCACGCGGGTCTTGGCCTGCTCGCGGTACAGCTTGACCGCGGTGTCGGCCAGGTCGCGCACGATCTGCTCCACGTCCTTGCCGACATAGCCGACCTCGGTGAAGCGGGTCGCCTCGACCTTGACGAAGGGCGCATTGGCCAGCGTCGCCAGGCGCCGCGCGATCTCGGTCTTGCCGACGCCGGTGGGGCCGATCATCAGGATGTTCTTCGGCATCACTTCGTTGCGCAGCGCGTCGGGCAACTGCATGCGCCGCCAGCGGTTGCGCAGCGCGATCGCCACCGCGCGCTTGGCCTCGTGCTGGCCGACGATGTGGCGGTCCAGCTCCTGCACGATCTCGCGCGGGGTCATGGTGCTATGGGTATCGGTCATGGTCGGGAAATCGAAGAGGGAATCGGGAATGGAGAATCGGGAATCGGAAAGCAGGCGTCATCGGTGACGGAGACGAGAACCGCAGTTGCGATTCCCCAATCCCCAATCCCGAATCACAGCTCTTCGACCACCACGTTGCGATTGGTATAGATGCAGATGTCGCCGGCGATGTTCAGCGCTTCGACGGCGATGGTGCGCGCGTCCAGCGTGGTGTGGCCGAGCAACGCACGCGCCGCCGACAGGGCGTACGAGCCACCGGAGCCGATGGCGATGATGCCGTCCTCCGGTTCGATCACATCGCCGGTGCCGCT is a genomic window containing:
- the ubiE gene encoding bifunctional demethylmenaquinone methyltransferase/2-methoxy-6-polyprenyl-1,4-benzoquinol methylase UbiE, whose amino-acid sequence is MSESPYKTGTTHFGFRDVAAKDKQKLVGEVFTSVAGNYDLMNDLMSMGIHRVWKRYFVATAQVKPGDRVLDLAGGTGDIAALLKDRVGADGEIVLGDINAGMLSVGRDRLTNRGLVAGLDYVQCNAEALPFPDQSFDLVTIAFGLRNVTDKDAALREMYRVLKVGGQARVLEFSEVTADWFKPLYDFHSFKVLPRLGKLFAKDADSYQYLAESIRKHPPQDALKGMMEEAGFARSHYKNLTGGIVAIHSGYKV
- a CDS encoding nucleoside deaminase codes for the protein MLTTPDYRALLDTAIAEARQGLAEGGIPIGAALYHRDGRLLGCGHNRRVQEGDPSVHGETDAFRKAGRQRRYKDTIMVTTLAPCWYCSGLVRQFNIGTVVVGESVTFQGGIDWLRESGVEVIDLHSQECIDLLGGFIAAHPDVWNEDIGED
- a CDS encoding heparan-alpha-glucosaminide N-acetyltransferase domain-containing protein, with amino-acid sequence MPSAALASPASLAVPATPAARLASIDLLRGTVMLLMLLDHVRETFYLHHPVGDPMEVEGTAPALFVARTLAHLCAPVFVFLTGLSAWLYAARQADGRAAAASFLLKRGLFLIVLELTLVNLAWSGAFPPQALYLQVIWAIGLSMLALAALLWLPRPALALLGAALVAGHHLLDEVQIQGDGPLAAVWAVLHDRRWLELGDLRLRTSYPVLPWIGVIALGYAAGPWYGAATDPAQRQQRLLACGLGALAGFHLLRWHNGYGDAPWQVQDDLAHTAMSFFNVTKYPPSLQFLLLTLGVGLLLLRLYEHPTVARALAPLAAIGAAPMFFYLLHLYVLKLAYLAAVALWGTNQGDLFGVDSVAALWAIAALLGLALYWPTAAFARLKARRRDLAWLRYF
- a CDS encoding DUF2252 family protein, which encodes MSTRLPPLLLIGLTLAACAGCATAASKRDAWVVQQIHDYNHPYAAQQTELDTKMATMATSAYAFYRGTDHIFYQDMKTLPGSLWTSPQTGYTWLGGDTHLGNFDAARDSSGKAVFKVADFDEGHLGQYVWDLRRLAASMVLAGRDNGLSDSDIGDAIDTMVGAYLDKIADFRGSDAEASFQLSKRNTSGAVAKIIDSADGKSRSSLLSKYTVVNSGKRQFQDLDNLVAVDANTASAVAAAMNGYLGSIAASKRHPSSYYTIKDVHQKLGSGTGSLGRLRLYVLIEGPSASTSDDVILEWKQEAASVVAVAAPSQMPASSYDNNEGARVARTAKAQTIDADVLVGYASVNGTPFYVHEKSPFQQDLDPTALDSAGKLATAATYLGQALASAHALADQDYDPNVVPYSIDKQIDQAVTSKSGLTSELRQFAFDYAAQVQLDWQSFVAAYKAGTPLY
- the hslU gene encoding ATP-dependent protease ATPase subunit HslU, which encodes MTDTHSTMTPREIVQELDRHIVGQHEAKRAVAIALRNRWRRMQLPDALRNEVMPKNILMIGPTGVGKTEIARRLATLANAPFVKVEATRFTEVGYVGKDVEQIVRDLADTAVKLYREQAKTRVRTQAEERAEDRILDALLPRRSAGIGFDPEAARNEPSAQESDTRSKFRRMLRAGELDEREIELDVAVNVSMDIMTPPGMEEMGQQLRQMFSNLGGGKSQSRKLTIKAARPLLIEEEAGKLVNEDDVRAAAIEACEQHGIVFIDEIDKVAKRSEAGATGGDVSREGVQRDLLPLVEGSNVSTKYGTVKTDHILFIASGAFHLAKPSDLIPELQGRFPIRVELSALSKDDFIRILTEPKAALTKQYEALLLTEGVSLRFTDDAIARLAEIAFLVNERQENIGARRLHTVLERLLDTLSYEAPDRDGQSVTVDAAYVDAHLGELVQDPDLSRYIL